Within the Pseudarthrobacter sp. W1I19 genome, the region AGCCCCCACCTGCTGAGCTCGGCCAGCACGACCACGAAAAGCGGGGTCGCGTCGACGCTCCCGTAGTAGACACCGCTGCCGCCCAGTGCGAGCCCGGCGGTGGCGCCGAGACGAACTTCGTGGAGGATTTTCCCGGGCTCTTCTTCCGAGGCTGCATCCATTTTGGTGCCCTGGTAGTCCGCCAGGGTCAGGAGGGTTCCCTTGGCCAGGGAAGGATCCAGGAGCAGGGACATAAACGAAGCGAGGAGGCTGTCCCTGCCAAACAGCGCCATGAACCACGGTGCCCCTGCAGCAACCACGGCGCGGTCCGGGTGCTCAGGGTTGAAAATGCGAAGGGAGCCCAGGTCTTCCTGGCTGCGCCTGATGATCTTCTCCACGGCGCGGTTCCGCAGGTTGGCCGTCGGCATGGACTTGCGCCAATGCATGACACGCTCGACAGCATCCGCCTCGGGAGCGCCGGTGCCGGCGGCCGGGGCCCCGGCTGCCCCTTCCAGCAGGGGTGTGGCCGAGACGGTGAAGGACCAGTGCCCATGGGCGGCAATGGTGGAGGCCAACACCAGCCTGTCCCCCTCGATTTGGGCGCCGGGGCAGGCGACGGCGATGCGCCGGGTGTGGCCGTCCCGCACCGACTCCAGCGTGACGCCGTCCTGCACCATCCGACGCGAGCGATGCCGGGGAACCCGCTTACCTTCCTTCACCTCGAAGAGGCTGGCAAAGTCGGCGTCAACAAATAGCTCCACGCGGCATAACTGTGGAGTCCGGGAGTAGTTATGCACCGTGACTACCTCCGTCAGGCTTGTCCCGAGCTTTCGTTCCCGGTCAATGAGGAGGGAAGTATCGGCGTGGTCGGGCCTGCGTGCCCTTCCAACGAAGACTCCGTGAAAGGGGTCCGGAGTACTCGCGGACAATGCTTCAACCGGCAGGCCCTGAACCTTCAGGGCCCAATCACTGATGAAGCGGGTGTCCTGGAAGAACACCCCCTGAGGGAGACCCGATGCCATATCCCCGTTGGAGGACGCTATGCAGAAGGAAGTCCCCTGAATCAGGGTGACTGCTCCGGGACCAGCGGAGCCGGCATTATTCTCGACATCCCCGTTGGCCATCCCGGCTTCTTCCACAGCACTTCACGGTCGCACCACCTCCCATAACTATCGGAGATCCTGCTGCCTTCCGGCAAGGGGGCACCTCCGGGCTTGCATGGAACCTGCGGCAGTTCTTTGGGTACACCGGAATCTCACTACGGGAACATTGCGGCCGGTCAAACGGTTATCACCATATAAGAATGTTCTTCCGCAGCGAAGGGAGGCAGGGCGATGAGATGGCGTGGCCCGGCTGCTACCCGGAGCCTTCTTCGCAGCGACGGCACAGCGGTTCCTCGGTCCCTGGAGCACAATGCCCCCAGTAGTGAAACCGTGCGCACTGAGGACGGGCTGCACCCGTGGAGCCGCTACGTGGCACTGGGTGATTCCTTCACCGAGGGGGTCGGAGATCCGGAACCGGCGAGCGCAGGAGGACTGCGGGGGTGGGCGGACCGTGTTGCCGAAGAACTGGCTGCCGGCCGGTCCGATTTCGGCTACGCCAACCTGGCAGTCCGCGGCCTGTTGCTGCAGCAGATCATGGACCAGCAGGTTGGCAAAGCACTGGCACTGCAGCCGGACCTGGTCACCTTGTCAGCCGGCGGAAACGACATGGTGTTCCACGGGACTGATCCGGACAAGCTCGCGGCCAAACTCGAGGCCGGTGTAAGCCAGCTGGCTCAGGCAGGCCCTACGATCGTGTTGTTCACCGGACCGGACTGGGGTTCCACCCTGGTCCTGGGCCGTAACCGTGCGAAGGTGGCCATCTTCAACGAAAACGTCCGCGCCCTCGCTGCCCGCCACGGCGCACTCATCGCAGACCTCTGGGCGCTGACCCAACTCAGGGACCCCCGGATGTGGGACCCTGACCGGCTGCACCTCTCGCCGCTGGGCCATCACACCGTGGCCATGGCGGTACTGGAAGCCCTCAACGTGCCGCACACCCTGCAGCCCCTGGAGCCCAAAGAACTGCCGGCGAGCAGCTGGCGCCAGGCAAGGGCAAGCGACCTGTCCTGGGCCAGGGCATACTTTGTCCCCTGGATGGTCAGGCAGCTCCGCCCCCACGGAGCGGATGAGGAGCTGCAGGCTAAGCGCCCGTACGCCGGCCCGGTGTTCCCGGCCGGAAACCCTTCGGCACCAGCCCTGGCCCACCTGAAGAGTTAGCGGTTGAATTGGTGCGCGATTGGTCGACATCCATTCGGGCCAACCGACACTAGGGGTGCCGGTGGAAAGGGGACCAGCTCATGGCGACGCATCATCCAGTGAAGGTACGGCGGATCTATGACGATCCGCTTCCGACAGACGGCACGCGCATCCTCGTGGACCGGCTCTGGCTACGAGGATTGACCAAGGAAAGGGCACACCTCGATGACTGGTGCAAAAGCGTGGCCCCCTCCACAGAACTGCGGAAGTGGTACGCCCACGATCCCCGGCTTTTCGATGAGTTCAGCCGGCGCTACCGGACGGAACTCCAGGAGCCTGCCGCAGCCAGAGCCCTTGACCATCTCCGCACCCTTGCCGGGCAGGGTCCCCTGACGCTGCTGACTGCCACCAAGGAGCCCGGAATCAGCGAAGCAGCCGTGTTGTGTGAGCTCATCACCGCAGGGTGAGGCGGGGACTTACCGGTCCAGCTTCACCGCCGTGAACAGCACCGCCGAGTCCTCCTCGGCCTCCAGGCTGTGCATCCCGTCCGGGACGATCAGGAGGTCCCCGGCCTTGCCCTGCCACGCCTCGCCGCCGGACTTGAGCCACACGGATCCCTTGATCACGAAGACTGTGGCTTCACCGGGGTTCAGGTGTTCGCTGAGCTGGGTGCCGGCGCGGAAGGCCATGACGGTCTGCCGCAGCCTCTTCTCGTGGCCGCCGAACACTGTGTCCGAAGCGCGCCCACTGGATCCGGACACGGCCGCTTCGAGTTGCTGGCGGGCCAGGGCATCAATCGATATCTTCTGCATGAGGACACCGTACCCATGGGCCGCGGGCGGATCGAGGTAAAGCTGCCAATTCCGCCGTAAAAAGAACAGCGACGGCGGCACCCGGCCGGGTGCCGTCGTCGTACGCCCTGATCCCAGCCCGCTACGTGAGCTTCGGAAGCAGGACCGGGGTGTCCTTTTTGTAGGCCTCATAGTCGGGCTGGCCGCCCCACTTCCTGTCCGCCTTCTCCTCAAGGGGCGGCACGCCGCTGCCCCGGATCAGCAGCAACGCCACAAACACCGGCGACACCAGGGCAACCCACTGCCAGCCCTGCAGCACCGGCAGGGCGATGATGGCCACGCCCACCCAGAGCGTGATCTCGCCGAAGTAGTTGGGGTGCCGGGACCTGGACCAGAGGCCGGTGCTGATGAAGCGGCCCTTGTTGGCGGGGTCGGCCTTGAAGCGGGTCTTCTGGGCGTCCGCCACCGTCTCCAGCGCGATACCCAGCGCCCACACCAGCAGCCCCACCCAGAAGAACCCGTCCAGGCCCACCTTCTTGTCCGAGGTGATGGCCACCCAAGCGAGGGCTGCGGTGAGCACCACCCACAGTCCCTGGAGGGTCCAGGTGTTCAGGAAACGGGCAAAGTCAGCCTTGAGCTCGTCGAAGCGGTCGTCCTTGCCGTGCTTCATCACCCGCCGGAACAGGTAACTGCCAAGCCGGGCCGCCCAGAGGACCACCATGGCCGCCAGCAGCAGTCCGCGCGCATCCACACCCGGGCTCGCCAGCACCAGGAACACCGTAATGGCGATATAGGTCAGGGCACCGGTGAGGTCGTAGAACTTTTCCGTCTGCGCCTTGTAGGACGGAACGAACACCAGCCACTGGATCACGAACGCGGCAGCCACGCCCAGCGCGAACACCGGCAGCCCGCCGATCGTGGAGCCGCCATGGCTTCCGGCCAAGGCGATGAGCACCCCCGCCACCACGGCGATGGGGATGCTGATGAGTGCCTTCCGGCTCTTCTCGTTCATGCGTTTGGTCCTTTCAGCGGAGCTCGCTCACCTAGTCTTCGGAGCGGGGCCGGTGTTGTATGGGTGGCCGTGCGCCATGCTGTGAGCGAAGCAGGAGGAGAGTGTCGGTCCCCGGGGGTAGGCTCCGTGTCAGAGAATTGACCACTCCCAGGAGGGGCACCACATGACGGAGTTCGAGGACCAGGGCGTGTCATTGACCGCGCTCGCCGTGGCTGCTGGCCGGGCCGTGGAAACCTCCCGGCCCGATGCCCTGGTGAAGGACCAGTTCGCTGCCGCGCTCGTAGAGGCGGCCCATTCGCACGTGGATTTCCCGACGGCGTGGCCTTCCCATTCCGAGGGTGTGTCGCCTTTGCAGCAGCCTCTCCTTCTGGCCTCCATTTACATCGGTGTGCGGACCAGGTTCATCGACGACTTCCTCCAGTCCGCCCCTGCCACCGCGCAGACTGTGGTGCTCGGAGCAGGGCTGGACACGCGCAGCCACCGGCTGGACTGGCCCGCGGGAAGCCGGGTCTTTGAAATCGACCACGCCAACGTCCTGGACTTCAAGGCCGGCGTGCTTGCACACCTGTCGCCGCCGCCGTCGTGCGAGCTCATCACCCTGGCCGCCGACCTGTCCGAGCCGTGGCGGGCACTCCTCCTGGCGGTGGGGTTCGACCCCCGCCAGCCCACCACCTGGGTCCTCGAAGGGCTGCTCCCCTACCTCGATTCCGCGGCTCAAAAAGCTGTGCTGGCAGAGGTGATGGAGCTGTCGGGTCCAGGCTCACGCGCCGTGATGGAGCGTGCCGTACCGCTGCCCAAGACCGAGGACTTCGAGGCCAAGCTGCGCGACTTCAGCCTGCAGACCGGGCTGCCCATGAGCAAGCTCCTGGCCCGGGCGGACCCGCCGGACCCGGAGGAACTGCTGACAGGGGCAGGGTGGCACTGCAAGGGGCACGCGGTCCAGGACCTCTGCGAAACATACGGGCGCACGTTGTCGCTCAGTCCGGCTGACCCCGCTGACCGCATAGACCCCGTTGACCCCGTTGAGGCAGGGCGGCAGCCCCCGCACGACCATTCCCGCGGCGGCTTTGTCACCGCTTGGCGACCTTAGTCGGAGGAAGCATTTGATGGACGCGGACGTCATTATCATCGGCGGCGGCCTGGCCGGGCTGGTGGCCAGCAACGAACTTGTGATGGCCGGCAAGCGCGTGGCCATCCTCGACCAGGAGAACGGCGCAAACCTGGGCGGTCAGGCGTACTGGTCCCTTGGCGGGCTCTTCCTGGTGGACACGCCCATGCAGCGCCGGCTTCGGGTGAAGGATTCCTTTGAGCTGGCGTGGCAGGACTGGCAGGGCTCGGCGCAGTGGGACCGGCTCGGCGGCGAGCATCCCGAAGACGAATGGGCGCAACAGTGGGGACGCGCTTATGTCGAGTTCGCGGCCGGCGAGAAGCGCCCCTGGCTGCAGGAGCAGGGCATCAAATTCACCCCGCTGGTGGGCTGGGCCGAACGCGGCGACGGCAGGGCCGGTGGCCATGGCAACTCGGTCCCGAGATTCCACGTCCCGTGGGGAACGGGCACCGGCGTCTCCGAACCCTTTGCCAGCAAGGCGCGGGCTGCTGCGTTGACGGGGTGGGTAAAGTTCTTTTTCCGCCACCGTGTGGACGGTTTAATGTTCGACGGCGGCAGGGTCACCGGAGTGCGCGGCAGCATCCTGACGCCCGATTCGTCGCCGCGCGGCGTGGCCTCCAACCGGGACGTTGCTGGAGAATTCGAGCTGCACGCCCAGGCCGTGGTCATCGCCAGCGGAGGCATCGGCGGCAACCACGATCAGGTCCGCAAATGGTGGCCGCAGCGCCTCGGCACTCCACCACGGAAGATGATCACCGGCGTGCCGCAACACGTGGACGGGCGGATGCTGGACATCGCAGACCAGGCAGGCGTCCGGCTGGTCAACCGCGACCGCATGTGGCACTACACGGAAGGAATCCAGAACTGGAACCCCATCTGGCCGGACCACGCCATCCGGATCCTGCCCGGGCCGTCGTCGCTCTGGTTCGATGCCCTGGGCCGCCGGCTCCCCGCACCCGGCCTGCCCGGCTACGACACACTGGGCACTCTCAAGCTGCTGCGGACCACCCCGGATATCCAGCAGTACAGCCATTCCTGGTTCATCCTCACCCAGAAAATCATCGAAAAGGAATTCGCCCTCTCCGGCTCCGAGCAGAACCCGGACATCACCAACCGGGACCTGAAACTGCTGCTCAAAGCCCGGCTGGGCCGCGGCGCCCCTGCTCCCATCGAAGCGTTCAAGGACCACGGCGCGGATTTCGTTGTCGCCAGCGACCTGGCCGAGCTGGTCAAGGGCATGAACGGCCTCACCGACGAGCCGCTCCTGGACTACCAGCACCTTCGCCGCCAGATCGAGGAACGCGACGCGGAAGTCCAGAACCGCTATTCCAAGGACATCCAGGTCACGGGCATCCACAACAGCCGCCGCTACCTCGGGGACCGGCTGTTCCGCACAGTGAAGCCGCACCGCATCCTGGACCCCGCGGCAGGACCGCTGATCGCCGTGCGGCTGCACGTTCTCACCCGGAAAACGTTGGGCGGCATCCAGACTGATCTCACTGGCCAGGCCCTCGGCCAGGACGGCTCCCCCATCCCTGGCCTTTACGCCGCCGGCGAGGCAGCCGGGTTTGGCGGCGGCGGAGCCCACGGCTACAACGCGCTGGAAGGCACTTTCCTGGGCGGCTGCCTCTTCACCGGCCGGACCGTGGGCCGGTCGCTGGCAGACAGGCTTTAGACGCGGAGCCAAAGCTCGCGGCTGTGCCCGGCTACCGCCCCGGTATTAGTCCCAGGTCCAGTCCGTTGCCGGATCCGCCGCCGGTTCGGCTCTGCGCCTCCGCAGCACGACGACGAGAACGGCAGCCCCCATAAGCAACAATGTCGCGGCCCCTGCCGCGATGGCCGGAGGCGCGGCAGAAAAAGCGCCGCCAGAGGGAACTGCGTCGGCATCAAAGGGCCCGCCGGTTCCCGTGGAGCCAGTATTCTCGTCGGCCGTGGGTGCCTCGGGAGAGGGACCCTGCAACCCGCCGTCGATCACTGTAAGTGATTTATCGCCCCGATTCACTACCGCCACTGAGCCGTCCGCCATGACTGCCAACCTGCCGGGTCTTCCCCCGTCGGGACCGTTTCGGCCACCCTGTCTGTTCCCGCCTGGATGACGGAAACCGTATTGTCCCCAGCGTTCGTCACGTATACCGTTCCGTCCGGCGCAGCCACCACTTCCTGCGGTTCGCGGCCCACGCGGATCCTCCGCGCCACCTCTGTGGCGCCCGGTTCAATGACTGCAACGTCATTCGAAAGGACATTTGCCACGTACACCGTTCCGTCCGTCGCTGCAGCAATCCCGTGCGGGCTCGACGTCCTGCCCATATCGATGGTGCGGGAGGGGCCGGATGCACCACCGGGCACCACGGTGACGGTGCCGGCGTGCTGATTTGTGGCGTAGGCGGTTCCGTCCTTCGCCACAGTGACCTCCACAGGATAGGGCCCGGCCTCGACGACGCGTTCAACGCGCGCCTGCCCGGGCAGGACCACAGACACCGTGCCTTCAAACGGGCTGGCCACGTACAGCGAACCGTCCGGCGCTGCCGTCAGCCAGTGCATGCCGCGGGCGAGCGGAATGGTTTCTGAAACTTCGTTTGCGCCGGGCTCAACAACGCCGATCTCGGTGTGCATATCTTCGCTGTTTTGGAGCACATACAGGGTGCCGTCCGAAGTCATGGCTATCGAGGTTGAAAAAAGGCCCGCCTGGATCTGCCTGGCCGCTTTAGTCTCCCCTGGCTTGAAGACGCTGACACCCCCTGCCGGGCTGTAGTCGCTGACATACAACAAACCGTCCGGTGCTGCCACTACGCCCAACGGCTGGCCCGGCGTATCAATCACCGTCGGGT harbors:
- a CDS encoding glycogen debranching N-terminal domain-containing protein, whose product is MANGDVENNAGSAGPGAVTLIQGTSFCIASSNGDMASGLPQGVFFQDTRFISDWALKVQGLPVEALSASTPDPFHGVFVGRARRPDHADTSLLIDRERKLGTSLTEVVTVHNYSRTPQLCRVELFVDADFASLFEVKEGKRVPRHRSRRMVQDGVTLESVRDGHTRRIAVACPGAQIEGDRLVLASTIAAHGHWSFTVSATPLLEGAAGAPAAGTGAPEADAVERVMHWRKSMPTANLRNRAVEKIIRRSQEDLGSLRIFNPEHPDRAVVAAGAPWFMALFGRDSLLASFMSLLLDPSLAKGTLLTLADYQGTKMDAASEEEPGKILHEVRLGATAGLALGGSGVYYGSVDATPLFVVVLAELSRWGLDDDATRQLLPAADRAIRWMEDYGDSDGDGFIEYQRKTEKGLRNQGWKDSADGVNFADGSLAEPPIALCEVQGYAYAAYLGRALMAIAAGDGATADACLAKASVLKRKFNDQFWLPDRGYYAIALDRDKKPVDALASNMAHCLWTGIVDDSKAPQVVEHLMSPEMFTGWGIRTLATNMGAYNPASYHNGSVWPHDNAIAAAGLMRHGFVKEARKVAYSLLEAADRFGGRLPELFCGLDRAAYPEPVPYPASCSPQAWASAAPVQLIRTLLRFDPGLPWDEVWLAPTLPPHNTYFHFDNVPFSGDDNRLSIHIEGETVDVRGLPENIRLRREPRPPLNELVKMRSVLAAD
- a CDS encoding SGNH/GDSL hydrolase family protein, producing the protein MRTEDGLHPWSRYVALGDSFTEGVGDPEPASAGGLRGWADRVAEELAAGRSDFGYANLAVRGLLLQQIMDQQVGKALALQPDLVTLSAGGNDMVFHGTDPDKLAAKLEAGVSQLAQAGPTIVLFTGPDWGSTLVLGRNRAKVAIFNENVRALAARHGALIADLWALTQLRDPRMWDPDRLHLSPLGHHTVAMAVLEALNVPHTLQPLEPKELPASSWRQARASDLSWARAYFVPWMVRQLRPHGADEELQAKRPYAGPVFPAGNPSAPALAHLKS
- a CDS encoding DUF488 domain-containing protein, coding for MATHHPVKVRRIYDDPLPTDGTRILVDRLWLRGLTKERAHLDDWCKSVAPSTELRKWYAHDPRLFDEFSRRYRTELQEPAAARALDHLRTLAGQGPLTLLTATKEPGISEAAVLCELITAG
- a CDS encoding cupin domain-containing protein, which encodes MQKISIDALARQQLEAAVSGSSGRASDTVFGGHEKRLRQTVMAFRAGTQLSEHLNPGEATVFVIKGSVWLKSGGEAWQGKAGDLLIVPDGMHSLEAEEDSAVLFTAVKLDR
- a CDS encoding DUF1295 domain-containing protein — its product is MNEKSRKALISIPIAVVAGVLIALAGSHGGSTIGGLPVFALGVAAAFVIQWLVFVPSYKAQTEKFYDLTGALTYIAITVFLVLASPGVDARGLLLAAMVVLWAARLGSYLFRRVMKHGKDDRFDELKADFARFLNTWTLQGLWVVLTAALAWVAITSDKKVGLDGFFWVGLLVWALGIALETVADAQKTRFKADPANKGRFISTGLWSRSRHPNYFGEITLWVGVAIIALPVLQGWQWVALVSPVFVALLLIRGSGVPPLEEKADRKWGGQPDYEAYKKDTPVLLPKLT
- a CDS encoding SAM-dependent methyltransferase gives rise to the protein MTEFEDQGVSLTALAVAAGRAVETSRPDALVKDQFAAALVEAAHSHVDFPTAWPSHSEGVSPLQQPLLLASIYIGVRTRFIDDFLQSAPATAQTVVLGAGLDTRSHRLDWPAGSRVFEIDHANVLDFKAGVLAHLSPPPSCELITLAADLSEPWRALLLAVGFDPRQPTTWVLEGLLPYLDSAAQKAVLAEVMELSGPGSRAVMERAVPLPKTEDFEAKLRDFSLQTGLPMSKLLARADPPDPEELLTGAGWHCKGHAVQDLCETYGRTLSLSPADPADRIDPVDPVEAGRQPPHDHSRGGFVTAWRP
- a CDS encoding FAD-binding dehydrogenase; protein product: MDADVIIIGGGLAGLVASNELVMAGKRVAILDQENGANLGGQAYWSLGGLFLVDTPMQRRLRVKDSFELAWQDWQGSAQWDRLGGEHPEDEWAQQWGRAYVEFAAGEKRPWLQEQGIKFTPLVGWAERGDGRAGGHGNSVPRFHVPWGTGTGVSEPFASKARAAALTGWVKFFFRHRVDGLMFDGGRVTGVRGSILTPDSSPRGVASNRDVAGEFELHAQAVVIASGGIGGNHDQVRKWWPQRLGTPPRKMITGVPQHVDGRMLDIADQAGVRLVNRDRMWHYTEGIQNWNPIWPDHAIRILPGPSSLWFDALGRRLPAPGLPGYDTLGTLKLLRTTPDIQQYSHSWFILTQKIIEKEFALSGSEQNPDITNRDLKLLLKARLGRGAPAPIEAFKDHGADFVVASDLAELVKGMNGLTDEPLLDYQHLRRQIEERDAEVQNRYSKDIQVTGIHNSRRYLGDRLFRTVKPHRILDPAAGPLIAVRLHVLTRKTLGGIQTDLTGQALGQDGSPIPGLYAAGEAAGFGGGGAHGYNALEGTFLGGCLFTGRTVGRSLADRL
- a CDS encoding YncE family protein: MGINPFRRAIGTLLVAGAAALLSPPPANAATPASADPTVIDTPGQPLGVVAAPDGLLYVSDYSPAGGVSVFKPGETKAARQIQAGLFSTSIAMTSDGTLYVLQNSEDMHTEIGVVEPGANEVSETIPLARGMHWLTAAPDGSLYVASPFEGTVSVVLPGQARVERVVEAGPYPVEVTVAKDGTAYATNQHAGTVTVVPGGASGPSRTIDMGRTSSPHGIAAATDGTVYVANVLSNDVAVIEPGATEVARRIRVGREPQEVVAAPDGTVYVTNAGDNTVSVIQAGTDRVAETVPTGEDPAGWQSWRTAQWR